In Paenibacillus dendritiformis, the DNA window CATAGTACAGCATGTTACACGGAGGCGAACCGATTTGGAACAAGTGATTATTATAGGCGCCGGACCTTGCGGGCTATCGGCCGCGATTGAATTGCAGCGCAGCGGGTGGGATCCGCTCATCATCGAGAAACAGTGCATCGTTCACTCCATCTACCGTTATCCGACCCATCTCCAATTCTTCAGCACGCCGGAGCTGCTGGAAATCGGCGGCATCCCGTTCGCGACACCGAATGAGAAGCCATACCGTCACGAAGCGCTTGTCTATTACCGCAGAGTATCGGAGCAGTACGGGCTCCGCATTCGCTCCTATGAAGAGGTCAAGGATATCGCCAAGGGGGAAGACGGCATCTTCACGCTGCATACGGAGACCCGCAGCGGGGAAGCGCTCGCCTACCGCAGCCGGCATGTCGTCATTGCGACCGGCTACTTCGATTATCCGAACCTCCTGGGCATCCCGGGCGAGGATCTTCCGCATGTCACCCATTATTTCCAGGAGGCGCATCCATACGCCGGCATGAAGGCCGTCATCATCGGCGGCAGCAATTCCGCCGTCGATGCCGCGCTTGAATGCGAGCGGGTGGGCGCCCAGGTAACCATCGTCTATCGCGGAACGGAGATCTCCGGCAATATCAAGCCATGGGTCCGCCCGATTCTCGAGAGCAAGCTCGCCAAGGAACGAATCCATATTCGCTACGATTCTCGCGTCGTCCATATTGCCCAAGATCGGGTACGCATTGAGCGGGGCGACGGCTCGACAGAGGAGCTGAGCACTGACTTCGTGCTTGCCCTGACCGGCTTCCGCCCGGATCGCAAGCTGCTGGAATCGAGCGGCGTCCGCATGCAGGACGATCAGGACAAGCCCGTCTACGATCCGGAGACGATGGAGACGAACGTCCCTGGCCTGTTCGTCGCGGGCGTTATCGCATCGGGCCGCAATGCCAACGAAGTCTTCATCGAGACCGGCCGCTACCATGGCCGGCTGATTGCCGATTATATCGGCCCCAACCCCGGCGCCGCGGAACCCCGCGCGAGCCAC includes these proteins:
- a CDS encoding YpdA family putative bacillithiol disulfide reductase produces the protein MEQVIIIGAGPCGLSAAIELQRSGWDPLIIEKQCIVHSIYRYPTHLQFFSTPELLEIGGIPFATPNEKPYRHEALVYYRRVSEQYGLRIRSYEEVKDIAKGEDGIFTLHTETRSGEALAYRSRHVVIATGYFDYPNLLGIPGEDLPHVTHYFQEAHPYAGMKAVIIGGSNSAVDAALECERVGAQVTIVYRGTEISGNIKPWVRPILESKLAKERIHIRYDSRVVHIAQDRVRIERGDGSTEELSTDFVLALTGFRPDRKLLESSGVRMQDDQDKPVYDPETMETNVPGLFVAGVIASGRNANEVFIETGRYHGRLIADYIGPNPGAAEPRASH